Proteins encoded within one genomic window of Nomia melanderi isolate GNS246 chromosome 8, iyNomMela1, whole genome shotgun sequence:
- the LOC116426500 gene encoding uncharacterized protein LOC116426500 isoform X1, whose amino-acid sequence MNRKCGRPPPRRWTRVKLTGSGETKAKVLPRFSGTPRCIKKNAQGERKEGSTVKELTPLDPQMSLNQGLRTLVSLNYPCRWDNDGGWSPARWTRIYPGVLRRSVEMGNISRWLFTLTLIDVMI is encoded by the exons ATGAATCGCAAATGCGGTCGGCCGCCGCCGCGACGCTGGACGCGCGTTAAATTGACCGGAAGCGGCGAGACCAAGGCCAAGGTTCTTCCGCGTTTCTCCGGGACTCCGCGATGCATCAAGAAGAATGCGCAAGGTGAACGGAAAGAGGGGAGCACGGTGAAAGAGTTGACACCGCTTGATCCGCAAATGAGTTtgaaccaggggctgagaacgcTTGTGAG TTTGAACTACCCGTGCCGCTGGGACAACGATGGAGGATGGAGTCCAGCTCGTTGGACTAGGATCTATCCGGGAGTGTTACGAAG GTCTGTGGAAATGGGGAATATTAGTCGTTGGTTGTTTACGTTGACGTTGATTGATGTAATGATTTGA
- the LOC116426500 gene encoding uncharacterized protein LOC116426500 isoform X2, with amino-acid sequence MHQEECASLNYPCRWDNDGGWSPARWTRIYPGVLRRSVEMGNISRWLFTLTLIDVMI; translated from the exons ATGCATCAAGAAGAATGCGCAAG TTTGAACTACCCGTGCCGCTGGGACAACGATGGAGGATGGAGTCCAGCTCGTTGGACTAGGATCTATCCGGGAGTGTTACGAAG GTCTGTGGAAATGGGGAATATTAGTCGTTGGTTGTTTACGTTGACGTTGATTGATGTAATGATTTGA